A genomic stretch from Microplitis mediator isolate UGA2020A chromosome 10, iyMicMedi2.1, whole genome shotgun sequence includes:
- the LOC130676139 gene encoding uncharacterized protein LOC130676139 translates to MVRRSTLVYDLLRSERREDGFSPKEIIERVSQDHNIVPGKGLKKQIFVALRRGIDFGILKRENNKYRFDLGFSSNSQNVQEAGKKKKKRAVKKPRAPSAKPRRKRPPPARKQPQDDRIIPRPRIPHPPPNWTQKKRNLREEPMPKYIRHSPNSPRPI, encoded by the exons ATGGTGCGAAGATCGACGCTAGTTTACGATTTACTGAGAAGTGAACGCCGAGAGGATGGATTTTCTCCGAAAGAAATTATTGAACGTGTGAGTCAAGATCACAATATTGTACCGGGCAAAGGTTTAAAAAAACAGATTTTCGTTGCCCTTCGTCGGGGCATTGATTTCGGTATTTTGAAAAGagaaaacaataaatacag aTTCGATTTAGGATTTTCGAGTAATTCACAAAATGTCCAAGAAGctggcaagaaaaaaaaaaaacgcgctGTTAAAAAACCGCGAGCACCGAGCGCTAAACCGCGTCGCAAACGACCGCCGCCAGCCCGAAAACAACCTCAAGATGACAGAATAATCCCGAGACCCCGAATTCCGCACCCGCCGCCAAATTGGACTCAGAAAAAGAGAAATTTGCGTGAAGAACCGATGCCTAAATATATCAGACACTCTCCCAACTCACCTCGtcctatataa